From the genome of Gallus gallus isolate bGalGal1 chromosome 4, bGalGal1.mat.broiler.GRCg7b, whole genome shotgun sequence:
TAGAAAATGGATAATTTTCAACTCCAGCCATGTTATCTGATGGACAAAATGCCAAATTTCTGACATGGTTGCTTACACAAAAATTTGATTCAAGAGGGCTGAAACCTAATTCTTCTAATTGTGAAATCAGAAGAGCACTACTTACCACAGTTACAAGCATTAAAGCACGTACTCAGCAAGTTCAGTGAGACTGCACAAAATAGGTGAGTTTGCATTGGAAGTTTATCCACTTCAGaaatatatacatttgtataaaaaagaaaattaacattaaCATTTACATATTTGGAAGTCTTATACAGGTAAAGACAGTGTTATGGTTTACATGTATTGGATTACAGAAAGATTTTTACAATTCAAAAATCTTGAGAGTATAATtgcaaacaaaaatttaaaaattaaatacctGAATTTGGCCCCATAGCATATTGTAAGTATGACTGTCAGGATGGAGTGAGTCAGCTATTCCTAGAGAGAGGAAAATTTACTCTGTAGACAGTACatataaatactgtaaaaaaaaaaaactagagcTTGCCTGAAATACAGATACACGCATCTAAAAAAGCCAACATTTTTAGGAGTGCTTTGTTGGCTGAGCTTTCTTTGTGGAGCGGATCACATCAGATCAGTGAACCACGGGGatacttattaaaaataaaaggaattatAAATTTGATGTATCTGATATTCAACAGAATCTGAAATTCAAGTACTGCATATTCTTTGATTTACGCTCACAAAAAGGTTTATTACAGTGGGAATAGAAAGCAAATGACTGATATTGTGCATATCAGTCTCGGGCAAAATGAAGGAATTAAGGCAAGAACTTCTGGCTCTATGTGAGGTCCTATTATTACAGCTTATTAAGAAAAATCCCTTAGGGATTAAATCCTATTTTATTGTTTCcataaaacaaaattcttattctgtaacattttaatgtttttaaagctgTGACCATTTAATAACAACAAGATTAAACCTGACACGTATAACCTTTGTAAAGGTAGCAGAAAAGGGGAATTAATGGATTCAAACTGATAGAAACCAGATAGCTTCTCCTGTTTCAAGAGTTACagcaaattattctttttttattaagtcTCATGAACATTAAAGATAAAAATTTGACAGTACTTTGAATTAACCAAGTTACTGAAGCAGGTCAGGAAAATAGCCTTCTCTTTACAAAAATTCAGGAGTAGGGCAATTTCAGAACCACCAAGCCCTCGTGTTTACAATACCTGTCCCCGTGATATTAGGGAACAAACATTACAAGCACCCTGCAAACACCTATAATTGGTAGTGCTGATAGTACattaaaaactaattttatCTTGTTTGCATTGCATTTGCTTTGATCTAGGAGAGAttttaataatgaagaaattaGTAGAGTTCTACAAAAAGTAGACTAGAGCAGGGTGCTTTGCACTGGAACAGAAGAGAATGCAATTGGCTGACAACCTGATCCTCACAAAGTGACCACAGCATTATACAGAATAAATGTAACCACAATAATTGTagctttttcttgtgttttaacAAACCTTCTGGTTCGGAAATAAGGAATGGGACTCCCTTTAAAACCAAATCAGCATTAACCCTAGACCTCCCTGAAGTGTTCTTAAGTAATACACATGATGCCATAACCCTATCTGTTGGACTGATAGTCCACCCCAGTACTGATTACTGTGGACACTGTAATCACAAATTACATTTATGTATCAGTTGGCttagaaaatgtcacatttccCAATCGTCTTTACCTGTAGTAGACCAAACTATTTGCACAAAGGACTTCACTATTTACACATCAACCTGCAAATAATACAAGTTCAGCACCAGTCCTGACTTAAGGAGTAAAAACCTTCAAGTCAGAATATTAGTATTCCCTGTCACAAATGAATTCTGatgtattttcagaagtttCCCTCTTCCGTATTGGTTGTATTCACAACATTTTCTTGTTCATGTGCACATTGTTCTCTTCCACATTCCAAGGAGATTAGTAATAGCAGCAGCTTCATTTAAAGGTGCAGGTGTCGCAGATGGCCTTCACAGAAAAGTCTGCTCAGATCTTTCTGATTGAAAGGCACAAAATCCACTGATCCGCATTGTAAAACTTTACCAAGAGTTCATTAAGTGGAGGCACAGTTCACGTGAGAACAAATGGTTGAAATAAACTCAGGTTCTGTGTGCAAACAATGGGAAATCCAACAGTGGCAGAAGTCCACATTTAATTCCAGAACAGCAGAGAACCCATTCTTCCTCAGTGTCAGTGAATTATGCTGGCCCTGTCACCTTGGTTTAGAGTAACCATAAGGACACCGAAGAATCAGGCTGCCATGACTAGGTAGGACGTGAGTGCTATAGTATTCAACCAAACTCCCCATGTTCAGAAACATGATGTCTGCGTCCAGGTAGAATTTACAATCCTGTGGTAGAACAGAAACATCCACAGTCACTGGCAGCAGTATTTCCTACTcaatgtttaaaaacagaaaaaaaccacccaacAAACACTGAGAATAAGAAGTAAAACAAGTAAAGTAAGTAAGTAAGAAGTAACAagtaagaagtaaaaaaaaaaaattatcagaacTAAGACCTTTCCAtcaagctgctgctttgcaagcTTCTCACTTAGACAAGTAAGTCCAAGTTAAACTCAAAAACTTCATAGTCTTTCCCCTAGAATGCAACTGGGGCTGATACTTAGATTTGGACATCTGCAGCTACTTTGTCTTCTGTACAGTACAGCAATCAAAAAGCCAAGATCTGATTACTTAAATGCTCATCCTGGAACAAATACCTGTAAAGCAGCCTATTTTTACTTTTAGGGCTGGGGTGAGTTTGATTTGTTAATTGTGACATACGCATATACTGGCACATTCTACGTACACAACATCATACATACATAAACATACACAAAGGCTTCACATACAGGAGAGCCACTCACCTTTTCAAATATTCTGTAGTTTCTCACTTTTTCTGCAGATTGATCCCATACTACCAATACCTTAACAATGAAAAGTGCAACAAAATCAGTTTAATCCGATAAGCAAAAAGTCAATGCATAATTAAGGAACTATTTACAATCAATTAACCaccctataaaaaaaaaaaatcactgaagttaTTATAGTAATTGTTTCAGTACTTAATAACAGGTAAGAAAAATCTAAGTTAAGTACTTTTAACATGTAAAAATACAACATCTCTAAATCCAAAAGGTTTTTGTAGGGGTAGATTCTGCAATTGCAAGTTACCTTTCCAGCCTTAGTAGATGAGTTCCTAATGCAGTATAATCCATTCTGTGGCTGTCCCTTTGGGCTTGTAGCTTTAAATatcctaaaataaaaacattacaaTAATTACATGTTAGTAATCTGATCCAGAAAACATTAACGTGTAGATTCTtgtaatcacagaatgataggagatgaaagggacctctggagatcatctagtccagtcaCACCCGCCTTACTAAAAGTAGGTTCCCTaaagtaggttgcacaggaaagtgtccaggtgggttttgagtaCCTCCAGAGAAGATgactccataacctctctgggcagcctgttccagtgctccgtcaccctcacagtaaataagcTCCTTCTCATGTTCAGAcaaaacttcctgtgttccagtttatgCCCATTGtcccttgttctattgctaggcaccactgaaaagagcaaggCTCCATCTACTTCTGCCCCTTACCATTGCtaattgcagaatcatagaataactgaggttggaaaaaacctctagGACcatccaagtccaaccatcaaccacTCACCACCATGCTCTCTAAGCCACACGCCACATCctcccttttcttgaaaacctccagggatggcgatTCCAccgcttccctgggcagcctgtttcaatgcactaccactctttctgagaataaatttttcctaatacccaaaaTGAATCTCCCCAGACACAGGTATCTCAGCTTTTCCTTATAAAGGGAGAAGGCTCCAGGCCCCTTACAGTCTCTGAAGCCTTCCACCGGACTCTCTAGAGgttctgtctttcttgaactggggagcccagaactggacacagtactccagatgtggtctcaccacGACAGAGTAGGagataatcacctccctcgacctgctggccacactctttttcaCGCACCCTAGAATAACATTACCCTttttggccacaagggcacactgctggcaattcctattaaaaatctgtttcagttgtAATAATTTATATTACATCATATTGGACAGAGTTTTACTGTTCTATCATATCAATCAGTAATGTGTCACAGAAGATCTGGCTTTCTGTCCCCTTAGCATTCTGGCAGAACAATCATTTCCAGAGGGGGTAAAATCATTTTATAAGTACTATGTTTTCTCAACTGATACATGAGCACTTTTCTATCTCTGCTGGAAAGCGATTTCCACATTAAAGTGATTTAAATATACTCCCATGTTCTTAAACACAAATTATATAtctcaaaatgatttttaaactaCTGTTCAATACAGATATTTATAGGATTTTAAGCAACTTTTTAAAAGCCACATCTACCTTTCAACTTCCAAGGATTCTGAGGTATTAAGAAATATTGAAGTAGGCAGCTCAACCTGtaggaaaatacaaagaaattaagTGACCACGAAGGACAATGAAAACTCAAAATACTAATATGTTATCCAAACAAGCTACAGCTGTTGATACCTGAATTTGTTAATAATGCTTTAATCTTAACATTTCTTCCTCCTGTATGCCAACAACTACAATCCAGAATTTATAAAGGCATTCCTTAAATCTACAaatcacacagcactgcattttcagaaggttcttttttctttttttttccctgaaccACATCCCAAAGCTCTTATATATTATATTCTTTCAAGAATATATCATCTGTTGGTTCTTACTTTTTCATAGTCGTCATCAGAATCATCGTTTACTTGATTTGGCTTGGAGGGCAGTGCTGGTTTTTCAAATGAGAAGCTTCTAAAACTCTGCCCATCTGGTGGTGATCTCCtggcagaaacagaacaaaaactgaagaacatctccactgaaaacagaacaaatacacCAAGCACTGAAAAGATAATAAAACTAGAACTTAAGAGAAAGTTTCAGTTTAGGACTTATCAGCTCCATAATCACAAAATAATGTAGGTTGAAAGGGACATCTGTAGATGATTTAGCCCAAACTCCTGCACAAAGCAGGTCCAAATAGCCCAGGCAGCTGTGTCTCGTTGACCATCCCCAAAGATGGAGATTCCACATCCTCTCTGAGTTGACCATCCAACAAGGTGAAATTATAATATAACTTATATCTAACTGTAATTTCCAAGGTCATGACTTCTGTCTGTTGCCTCTTGCCCTATCACTGCAGATCTTCTGTTCTGCATTCTCCCTGCCTCGACATTGAGTAGCTGTAGACAGCAGTGACATCTTCGACTAGCCTCCCTAATAGACAGCAATGACATCTTCTATTACCCTTCCTAAAGGTTGAACTAACCCAaatctctcagcctctcctcacataTCATGTGCCCAAACATCTTGGTGGACGGACTCACTTCCATACATcaatttctctttcttgtaCTGTATTTAAAGAGTATTTCATTCCTTCTCTAAAGCTGCATGATCCAgcagacaaaaatatttccagctGCCTAAACAGCATAGCTAGTTGCACATCCCTTACTAAAGCTGATCTCAATGTAAGAGGTATTTCCTGTCTCCATAGAGAGTGGTTCATGACTTTCTGACATAAAGGTTTCTTATTTATTATGATTAAAGGCTATTAAGTCTTTAAGACACCCACCAAAACAAACTACCAAAAATGGtgcgggtttttttttttcctcaagtgaTCTActtatttctgaattatttcaaaAGTAAAATTCATTACAAAATCGCCAAATAACAAATACCCAGGCAAAAAAGCATGTACTGAGGGTGAGAGGAACGGTGCAGAGAAGACTAGCAGACATTAATGTGAATCTGACAAATGATGCCAGTGAACTGATTAACAAAAACTGTGGAAAATTTGATACTGGGATGTATTTTCACACTTACTGTAACTGGGGACACGAAGGTTTCTCTGGTCTAGGTTTAAGTACAGAATGCTGGTGGCCTGGCACAGGTGGCTTCGGAAGCACTGGTGGCACAAACAGTCCTGGTTTACCATGTTCTCTTGGCACCTtgttttctactgttttttCAGTTATCTGAGACAACTTGGGTTTATTGCTTGGCAGTGGAGGAGGAGTCCGTGGTGAAAGGTTTAAGGTTTTTAGCTTCTCGCATCCTTCTGTAGTAGTGAGAACGTGAGATAGAGGCAGTTCCGGAGGCAGTGAGGAAGGTTCTTTGACACAAAAAGGCTTTTTGAAAAGAGGTAAAGGGGGTACAGGAGGTGGCTGTTCACTTGGTCTCCGGCTGGAGGACTGAATCTTTAGGTTAGGTTCAGCTCGGCACGGTAACTGGGGCTCTCTCACACCGAAGAAATCCTCTGTCTTGATCTCAGGTAAGCTCCTTTtaggaggtggtggtggtggtgtagACCCAGCAGTTTTTCCACTAAAGGAATGTGACCTTGACTCTGAGTAGGCAGCTTTTCTGACATGAGGGACTGGTGGAGGTGGGTAGGCTGGGGGCAGGACCATGAAATCTGCACAAAGAAAATACCCAACAAATATGGCacactgcagagaaacaaaatgtcAAGAAACTAGACTTTTATTTTATGTGATTTAAGATATATTTACTAGCATCTGGTCTGATAGTTGATGAAATGATGGGTAAACATTCAActttcagcacagctctgcacactACATGTACCGACCCCCTGCAATTTTTATTCAGGCATGGGTTATGTCAACTTAGCAaagaatttttcctttgttggaaataaaggggaaaaaaaaactatttaaaaagcattacCGCCTCCTCCAGACTGGTGACCACATACAGGTCCTTCAGGGCAGCACAGAAACTGTTTGTTACTGCTGTTACCAGGCTCTTTTCACCCTAAATGCTTCTCAAGATTTGATACCTGTCTCTTTCGTCAGTTATTTTGCCACCTGCAGCGCTTTAGGTATGACTGAGCAAGAACAGTGATCTGGCATCCTACACAGATACGATCTCCATTGCCAGCATTTTCTGAAGGGAATAAAGGCAATCACATACCATCTTTCACTATGTCAGAAGTATCCGGTTGCAAGTAGGACTCATCATCTTCCTCCTGGTCATAATCTGCAAGTAAAAATCCATGTGTCAGACTCAGACAACCACCTCTGCTATTTATAGCgtgtgttttctttaattttgacATCAATCAAGAAAGCCATTGCTTACAACAGTGACTGAAGTACATAGCACacttatttttctccatctttgaaattaaaatgtacCTTCTGGTGTGACGCTTCATAGTGGCACTGCCTTCCTCAGAAAAATTCAGATTAGTTACAGAGCCACAACTACAAACTGATATGCTTGCTAAACaagttggaaaaataaaaactcaacAACCCCAAAGCAACCCTACCACAGAAACTTTTATGACTGTGCAGTATGGGTGCCTAAGAAAGGCTCATCATCTACAAACCAATGAATTCTTTTGCCTTGCTCTTGTAACAAAACATACCACAACAAATGACTTCCATGTTGTCTCTAAGTCAAAATAATCAAGGCATGAGAAGCATGTTGCCTCTGGGCAGTAATCTCTCATCACTGACTGTGATATGAGCCTTAAGGACAATACACGGTATTTCTTTAGAGAAAGAGGCTCAGTGGGGGCTGGGGAAAAGGCTAAAGTTCAGCTGATAAAAATCAGTTAACTGTTATAATAATTACCCTTATTTAGGCTCCTAGGCCTCTCCAAACATAATTCATATTGTATACAACCCTTCCCTCCCATAAACACCAATGTTCTAAACCGCAATCCTATACAAAATGCTGATGagtgttttcctctgctttgcaaTAATCCAACCGGATTTCCTACAGAGTCAAATccccattttttctttgtcctaGTCAGGAAAAACGGTCAGGAATTTCCTTTCAGGAAATCAGAGTACTTGCTCCAATCAACCCTACCCTGAGAAAGCTGAGAGGGCAGAAAATGCCTACTAAAGGAACTCTGCTGGATCATGAAGCAAGCCTTCTCATTTTGGACTGGGATGTGTTTTTTGACTAAGAAGTTAGCTGCTGAAATATGCTGTGAATCTCAATCTGACAGGCTTTCTCTAAAATCCCCATTTCTatctaaaaaataaacacacacagcCAGAATTGTTACAGTAAGTTAtcaaactgaattaaaaaaaagaatgctaaGAATGAGACTCTTCGAGCCTTCCTTTAAAAAGTTACTCCATTTGAAAGTCATTGAACAATGTTATCCAGTGTGTCCCACTTAGGCCATTCATTTGTCTAATGCGAGATCTTCCTGAACTGGGAGGAGTTCTGGTTTGCACAGATGCAACAACATCCCGGAGTGAATTACTGCTAGCTCTTGGGACAAATGAATTGTTTTTACAGTCTAGAGAGGAGGCAATTATCTCCACACTGTTTCACCACATTGTCAGAATACGCTTTCAGGGTGTAACTCCCCCCCAACACCCTTCTCTCCCCAGGAcgtgggtctgtgggtcccttTGCTCATCACAGAAACCAGACTGAACCATAACAGTGTACTGCCAGACTACAACCTATGGACACActcaaatattttatcttcctGCTAGATCTACAGACTTCCCAACATGTGATCTTAATAAAAGTGTAAGTTGAAAACTTATGGTTGCATTATTAGGGGTGATATTAAGACTGTATTAGGTGTCAGACACCTCCTGGCCGAGGCTGAATTTCTTTAGTTACCACTTATTTTTTAGTAATGGTTTTACAACACAGTCTCTTTCTGATTTCAAATTACAACAATTCTAAGCACctcataaaaataacaatttttagTTCTCAGTTGCAAGCTAAATCAGACAGTTTGTTTAAGCTACTGGAATAGTTCCTGCAGaatccaaaaggaaaacaagattaaaaacaaaaatcatttatCAATGTCTAAAAATTGTCACCTTCATTATCTGCTGAATGATGAGAATACTTGATATCAATGGGACGTTCTACTGAGCCATAGAAACTGTCTGCATCAGAACCAGAgtcactgcaaaagaaaagacagagtcCTTTTTGCATCACTGTGTTAGAggtcttgaaaaaaataaagacatctgTTAGCaaggctgcagcactggaaagtaatactggaaaagcagaagcaatcTATTCCTCTATCAGTAGCTAAATCAGTTGCtgctgttaatatttttaaacaaaaccgacattttactttctcttagtaaaatgatttatttgtcCTGCTACTCTTTAATCTATCTATTAGGTAGGCCCTTCATTCTTGGAGCCTACTGCAGCTGTTATTGCTTAGCAGTAAATAACTCGTAGGTGCAAAGAGCCAAGAACAACACCATTGAGAGTTAaagagaagagggggaaaaggCAAACGAAGATTAAAGTTTCATACCTGAATTCtgttactgtttctttcttatcaTGGTAGTGATCGATTTCCCTCCTCAGGGATAGCATCCAAttctaaataaatgaattcaCAACATTCAACACGTTAATCTTTAAATCATCACACAAAGATGCACAGTATCTTTCTCCTGTAAGAGCAGAGTGACTGTGTAAGTGAAATAACATTTATCCACACCTTTATATAAATACTGAAAGGATTTACTACTCAGAAGGTTTTGACTATTGAAAATCCTACAAGAATGTATTAAAACTTTCAACTTTTGATTTGTGAATTTCCAGTTGTTACTCCTAAAGCCATGAACCTGCTCAGTCTGTGTACATGTAGATTTCACTGAACAAGTTTTCATACTTAATCAGAAGTTTACCACACATATATTAATTCCATGGCTAAAAACCAGGAATACGAAGACAACTGTAACATCTACTGTGCCACTTTTAGCCATTCCCTACACTACAACAAATTACAATTTGCACAAATAGTTAAAACTtcaggcattattttcagaggaGTCCAAAGAACCAGATGTACAGACTTTGGTTACAGCTGTGTGCCCAGTTCACGTAGGTTTTAGGGAAGCCCAAGATCCACTTTCTTCATTTGCAATATGATCTTGAAGTATAAAAtacctttctttcatcttcagaagaagcagaaaaaaaccacGTCCTGTGCTTCTTGCTAATGTGAACTAACTTGAAAGGAAACACATTGCTTGATGTCGTCTCTTCAGCTGCCCGCATAACCCTGGGAAACAGAAGAACCAATATATAGAAATCCCTTAGTCTGTAAAGTTAATTCTGCTGTGCAAgtcacagctcagaaagcagtCTTACCAGACTGCTCTACCTTGCTGAAAATAACCCCCAAGATCAGCAACAACACCACACCAAAACACTAATATGCGCAATTGTAGCTCTTCATCATTGAAGCAATAGCAAGGGTAATGCAAGAGTGCTGACAGGACAGAAGGCACTACTTTCAATCAACAGACATAGATGATGTTTTGATCTCCTCAATAAACAGTTTCAATAAActttttaataaactttttttttttttttttttaagaaaaagtttAATTCAACCTCTTTCACAAAGCACATTAGAAAAGTTTcctgcctttcattttttccacatgggaTTCTAAAGTGAGAAAATACTGCTCTGTCCCCACAGATTATCTTGaaagccatttatttttgtcttcaacTTAAAAAGCAGATGTTAGATTTATAATGTACGGTGGAGAGTCAGACATTTTGCACACGTATTCCCTCA
Proteins encoded in this window:
- the SH3BP2 gene encoding SH3 domain-binding protein 2 isoform 2 (isoform 2 is encoded by transcript variant 3), yielding MASEEQVWPVPMKAIGAQNLLTMPGGVTKSGYLHKKGGTQLQILKWPLRFVIIHEGCIYYFKTSTSASPQGAFSLNGYNRVMRAAEETTSSNVFPFKLVHISKKHRTWFFSASSEDERKNWMLSLRREIDHYHDKKETVTEFSDSGSDADSFYGSVERPIDIKYSHHSADNEDYDQEEDDESYLQPDTSDIVKDDFMVLPPAYPPPPVPHVRKAAYSESRSHSFSGKTAGSTPPPPPPKRSLPEIKTEDFFGVREPQLPCRAEPNLKIQSSSRRPSEQPPPVPPLPLFKKPFCVKEPSSLPPELPLSHVLTTTEGCEKLKTLNLSPRTPPPLPSNKPKLSQITEKTVENKVPREHGKPGLFVPPVLPKPPVPGHQHSVLKPRPEKPSCPQLQSPPDGQSFRSFSFEKPALPSKPNQVNDDSDDDYEKVELPTSIFLNTSESLEVERIFKATSPKGQPQNGLYCIRNSSTKAGKVLVVWDQSAEKVRNYRIFEKDCKFYLDADIMFLNMGSLVEYYSTHVLPSHGSLILRCPYGYSKPR
- the SH3BP2 gene encoding SH3 domain-binding protein 2 isoform X3; amino-acid sequence: MVIHIFTGLPYLADEVFRKMASEEQVWPVPMKAIGAQNLLTMPGGVTKSGYLHKKGGTQLQILKWPLRFVIIHEGCIYYFKTSTSASPQGAFSLNGYNRVMRAAEETTSSNVFPFKLVHISKKHRTWFFSASSEDERKNWMLSLRREIDHYHDKKETVTEFSDSGSDADSFYGSVERPIDIKYSHHSADNEDYDQEEDDESYLQPDTSDIVKDDFMVLPPAYPPPPVPHVRKAAYSESRSHSFSGKTAGSTPPPPPPKRSLPEIKTEDFFGVREPQLPCRAEPNLKIQSSSRRPSEQPPPVPPLPLFKKPFCVKEPSSLPPELPLSHVLTTTEGCEKLKTLNLSPRTPPPLPSNKPKLSQITEKTVENKVPREHGKPGLFVPPVLPKPPVPGHQHSVLKPRPEKPSCPQLQRSPPDGQSFRSFSFEKPALPSKPNQVNDDSDDDYEKVELPTSIFLNTSESLEVERIFKATSPKGQPQNGLYCIRNSSTKAGKVLVVWDQSAEKVRNYRIFEKDCKFYLDADIMFLNMGSLVEYYSTHVLPSHGSLILRCPYGYSKPR
- the SH3BP2 gene encoding SH3 domain-binding protein 2 isoform X1, which codes for MPERGYQLLMALSSQRKLSYGESVSRRTMCRLGTVTRKMASEEQVWPVPMKAIGAQNLLTMPGGVTKSGYLHKKGGTQLQILKWPLRFVIIHEGCIYYFKTSTSASPQGAFSLNGYNRVMRAAEETTSSNVFPFKLVHISKKHRTWFFSASSEDERKNWMLSLRREIDHYHDKKETVTEFSDSGSDADSFYGSVERPIDIKYSHHSADNEDYDQEEDDESYLQPDTSDIVKDDFMVLPPAYPPPPVPHVRKAAYSESRSHSFSGKTAGSTPPPPPPKRSLPEIKTEDFFGVREPQLPCRAEPNLKIQSSSRRPSEQPPPVPPLPLFKKPFCVKEPSSLPPELPLSHVLTTTEGCEKLKTLNLSPRTPPPLPSNKPKLSQITEKTVENKVPREHGKPGLFVPPVLPKPPVPGHQHSVLKPRPEKPSCPQLQRSPPDGQSFRSFSFEKPALPSKPNQVNDDSDDDYEKVELPTSIFLNTSESLEVERIFKATSPKGQPQNGLYCIRNSSTKAGKVLVVWDQSAEKVRNYRIFEKDCKFYLDADIMFLNMGSLVEYYSTHVLPSHGSLILRCPYGYSKPR
- the SH3BP2 gene encoding SH3 domain-binding protein 2 isoform X2, producing MPERGYQLLMALSSQRKLSYGESVSRRTMCRLGTVTRKMASEEQVWPVPMKAIGAQNLLTMPGGVTKSGYLHKKGGTQLQILKWPLRFVIIHEGCIYYFKTSTSASPQGAFSLNGYNRVMRAAEETTSSNVFPFKLVHISKKHRTWFFSASSEDERKNWMLSLRREIDHYHDKKETVTEFSDSGSDADSFYGSVERPIDIKYSHHSADNEDYDQEEDDESYLQPDTSDIVKDDFMVLPPAYPPPPVPHVRKAAYSESRSHSFSGKTAGSTPPPPPPKRSLPEIKTEDFFGVREPQLPCRAEPNLKIQSSSRRPSEQPPPVPPLPLFKKPFCVKEPSSLPPELPLSHVLTTTEGCEKLKTLNLSPRTPPPLPSNKPKLSQITEKTVENKVPREHGKPGLFVPPVLPKPPVPGHQHSVLKPRPEKPSCPQLQSPPDGQSFRSFSFEKPALPSKPNQVNDDSDDDYEKVELPTSIFLNTSESLEVERIFKATSPKGQPQNGLYCIRNSSTKAGKVLVVWDQSAEKVRNYRIFEKDCKFYLDADIMFLNMGSLVEYYSTHVLPSHGSLILRCPYGYSKPR
- the SH3BP2 gene encoding SH3 domain-binding protein 2 isoform X4; the protein is MASEEQVWPVPMKAIGAQNLLTMPGGVTKSGYLHKKGGTQLQILKWPLRFVIIHEGCIYYFKTSTSASPQGAFSLNGYNRVMRAAEETTSSNVFPFKLVHISKKHRTWFFSASSEDERKNWMLSLRREIDHYHDKKETVTEFSDSGSDADSFYGSVERPIDIKYSHHSADNEDYDQEEDDESYLQPDTSDIVKDDFMVLPPAYPPPPVPHVRKAAYSESRSHSFSGKTAGSTPPPPPPKRSLPEIKTEDFFGVREPQLPCRAEPNLKIQSSSRRPSEQPPPVPPLPLFKKPFCVKEPSSLPPELPLSHVLTTTEGCEKLKTLNLSPRTPPPLPSNKPKLSQITEKTVENKVPREHGKPGLFVPPVLPKPPVPGHQHSVLKPRPEKPSCPQLQRSPPDGQSFRSFSFEKPALPSKPNQVNDDSDDDYEKVELPTSIFLNTSESLEVERIFKATSPKGQPQNGLYCIRNSSTKAGKVLVVWDQSAEKVRNYRIFEKDCKFYLDADIMFLNMGSLVEYYSTHVLPSHGSLILRCPYGYSKPR